The following proteins are encoded in a genomic region of Populus nigra chromosome 16, ddPopNigr1.1, whole genome shotgun sequence:
- the LOC133675112 gene encoding uncharacterized protein LOC133675112 — protein MATPKQHIEHIRKTTFSIGGEKNPLAPMLDQAVKYLSAELYAKDVHFLMELIQNAEDNEYLEPVDPSLEFVITSRDITNTGAPATLLMFNNEKGFSAKNIESICNVGNSTKKGNRKRGYIGEKGIGFKSVFLIAAQPYIFSNGYQIRFNEKPCPHCNLGYIVPEWVDDSPSLSDIKQIYGSASTLPTTTLILPLKPDKVNPVKQQLSSIHPEILLFLSKIKRLSVREENEDPRLNTVSAVAITKETNFVQRKNMDAESYTLHLSADENSDEFEKECSYYLWKQKFPVRQENRVDMRMGVEDWVITLAFPNGERLHRGMKYSPGIYAFLPTEMVTDFPFIIQADFILASSRETIRWDNIWNQGILDCVPFAFIEALVSLVKTVDGAPVSSLPRMFKFLPVDKPPFEKLNSVRESIKVKLAEKDIIPSESYTAQQFFHKPREVGRLMPAFWNILKKTRERGVSLHKLSSHGCYVLNSSFDKPEYDDILDFLGVRPVSSEWYVKCIQGSNIVMGVSEETYLELLHFLAVNWQSEFHSTGMGNIPLIKYVGTDGSVCLCSVNESAQLYGKTLCLSLQSSRVSWLIDWNREFRCMANHFFVPRTTQEAICSSSNKELVLKWLVDLVKIKALSVYHYADLYGDQVSCDRKLVIAYAHFLHHSFLNDYLSEREVVSLCGKMPLVDSYGHVIKARNAVLVPATESKWVQLIGSNPWRGESYVELGEDYLHPAYFAGTSTVGNQLMNFLKDYVKASDIPHISPPNAGIPTASTPLTKQNAFLLLDWIRELKRSGIGIPERFMACIQEGSWLKTTMNGSPGYKPPSQSFLLPSSNRRSNWGSILQSASVLVDIPLIDQGFYGLKITEYREELRTVGVMFEYGEACEFIGNHLMSLAASSALTKSNVISILNFIRFLRMNLLSLDKFIGTIKQKRWLRTCWGDRSPVGSVLYDQEWTTARQISNIPFIDQDYYGEDILVFKPELKLLGVVVGFNGSYQLVVNCFKSPSCSSTLTKEAFLLVLDCMHHSSSAHKLVNAVKSTKCLKTNLGYKCPGECFLFHPEWGCLLKVFDSFPLVDSNFYGSSIMSHDTELKELGVKVDFEDAVRVFVHTFMKRASLSSITEENVFSFISCYRKLKGTPNKFPSDLKKCIREVKWLRTRLGDYRSPRDCILFGPEWELIYPITRLPFIDDSDKYYGNGIHEYRKELKSMGVVVEFKAGVKYVAAGLRFPQNPRDIAPGNVLSLLECIRALLQEKDYSFPDAFLKNISRGWLKTHAGFRSPGNCCLFNSRWSSYVRPTDGPFIDEDFYGSDIKLYSKELSAIGVDEEKVCSLLASHLDSHSEFDTIVRVYDCLREIKWKPDSDATRKIWIPDGLENGMWVDPEECALHDKNGLFGLQLNVLENHYKPKLLHFFSSSFNVKSNPSFDDYCKLWKVWESLGRPVTHAECCAFWECVMMQRSSRTERTLADDLVKLPVVLRSGEILLSSKSDVFIADDLLLKDLFEKFSSRPIFVWCPQPNLPSLPRTRLLEVYRKIGVRTVSESVLKEELSLADGVELSQMDSSDAGIGKELIRLILGFLADPSLDMEATKRHGAVQCLLNLKVLETMEPITVSYSLLLSDGEPLKVKASRMIRWDKECSKFFTQKMDKAGGQKNLIEYATSFSEVIARGVLWDKEDQIKALSELIKLAFLLNFDEQAVQFLMKSNNLQTFLEDEEFLNAAFPSV, from the exons ATGGCAACTCCAAAACAACACATAGAGCACATAAGAAAAACTACATTCTCAATAGGAGGAGAAAAGAACCCTTTGGCTCCTATGCTTGATCAGGCGGTCAAGTATCTTTCTGCTGAACTCTACGCTAAAGATGTCCACTTTCTTATGGAACTCATTcag AATGCTGAAGATAATGAATACTTGGAACCGGTGGATCCTTCACTTGAGTTTGTCATAACATCTCGAGATATAACAAACACTGGTGCGCCTGCTACTTTGCTCATGTTCAATAATGAGAAGGGTTTTTCTGCCAAAAATATCGAGTCCATTTGCAATGTTGGAAATTCCACTAAGAAAGGGAACCGGAAGCGTGGCTATATTGGGGAGAAAG GAATTGGATTCAAGAGTGTGTTTCTTATTGCTGCTCAGCCTTACATATTCAGCAATGGCTATCAGATACGATTCAATGAAAAGCCCTGTCCACACTGCAATCTTGGATACATAGTTCCTGAATGGGTTGATGATAGCCCATCTCTTTCTGACATAAAACAGATTTATGGTTCCGCTTCTACCCTCCCAACTACTACACTGATTTTGCCTCTGAAGCCTGACAAGGTGAACCCCGTGAAGCAGCAGCTGTCGAGTATTCATCCTGAAATCCTGCTGTTCCTTTCAAAGATAAAACGCCTTTCTGTCAGGGAAGAAAATGAGGATCCCAGGCTCAACACTGTTAGTGCAGTAGCTATTACGAAAGAGACAAATTTCGTGCAAAGGAAAAACATGGATGCCGAGTCCTACACACTCCATCTGTCTGCAGATGAAAacagtgatgaatttgaaaaagaatGCAGCTACTACTTGTGGAAGCAGAAATTTCCTGTCAGGCAGGAAAACAGAGTCGACATGAGAATGGGAGTGGAGGATTGGGTGATCACTTTGGCTTTTCCTAATGGAGAGCGCCTCCATAGGGGAATGAAGTACTCCCCTGGAATATATGCATTTCTTCCAACGGAGATGGTGACCGACTTTCCCTTCATAATTCAAGCAGATTTTATTCTAGCATCATCAAGGGAAACAATACGATGGGACAACATATGGAACCAGGGAATTCTTGATTGTGTTCCCTTTGCTTTTATCGAAGCATTAGTCTCATTAGTCAAAACAGTGGATGGCGCACCAGTATCCAGTTTGCCTCGAATGTTCAAGTTCTTGCCGGTCGATAAACCCCCCTTTGAAAAGTTGAATTCAGTGAGGGAATCAATTAAAGTGAAGCTGGCTGAAAAGGATATCATTCCAAGTGAGTCATACACAGCACAACAGTTCTTTCATAAACCACGTGAAGTTGGCCGATTAATGCCTGCTTTCTGGAATATACTGAAGAAGACAAGGGAGCGAGGAGTGAGCCTGCACAAACTTTCATCCCATGGTTGCTATGTTCTGAATTCTTCATTTGATAAGCCAGAGTATGATGACATACTGGATTTCTTGGGGGTGAGACCGGTAAGCAGTGAGTGGTATGTAAAGTGCATTCAAGGCTCTAATATTGTAATGGGAGTCTCAGAGGAAACGTACCTGGAGCTTCTTCATTTCCTTGCTGTTAATTGGCAGTCCGAGTTTCACAGCACAGGCATGGGGAACATTCCACTAATTAAATATGTGGGTACCGATGGGAGCGTGTGTTTGTGTTCTGTTAATGAATCTGCTCAACTGTATGGTAAAACTCTGTGCCTATCACTTCAATCTTCTCGTGTCTCATGGTTGATTGATTGGAACAGAGAGTTCCGATGCATGgcaaatcatttttttgtgCCAAGAACCACACAAGAAGCTATCTGTTCATCATCTAACAAAGAACTTGTGTTAAAATGGCTTGTAGACCTGGTTAAAATCAAAGCTTTAAGTGTATATCATTACGCAGATCTCTACGGAGATCAAGTCAGTTGCGACCGGAAACTTGTCATTGCCTATGCTCACTTCTTACATCACTCATTCTTAAATGATTATCTATCGGAGAGGGAAGTTGTTTCTTTGTGTGGTAAAATGCCACTTGTTGATAGCTATGGCCATGTGATCAAAGCAAGGAATGCGGTTCTAGTCCCAGCTACTGAAAGCAAATGGGTGCAATTGATTGGTTCTAATCCTTGGAGGGGAGAAAGCTATGTTGAGTTAGGAGAAGACTACTTGCATCCTGCATATTTTGCTGGCACAAGCACGGTGGGAAACCAACTCATGAATTTCCTTAAAGATTATGTTAAGGCTTCTGATATTCCTCACATATCTCCCCCCAATGCTGGAATACCTACTGCATCAACACCACTTACCAAACAAAATGCATTTCTGCTGTTGGATTGGATTCGTGAGCTGAAACGGAGTGGAATTGGCATTCCAGAAAGGTTCATGGCTTGCATACAAGAGGGTAGCTGGCTGAAAACTACTATGAATGGCTCTCCTGGTTACAAACCACCATCACAGTCATTCCTACTTCCTTCAAGCAACAGAAGGTCAAACTGGGGAAGCATTTTGCAGAGTGCATCTGTGCTTGTCGATATTCCTTTGATAGATCAGGGTTTTTATGGTCTTAAAATTACTGAGTATAGAGAGGAGCTACGGACAGTTGGGGTCATGTTTGAGTATGGAGAGGCATGTGAATTTATCGGGAACCATCTCATGTCTTTGGCAGCTTCATCCGCTTTAACTAAAAGCAATGTTATCTCCATACTGAATTTCATCAGATTTTTGAGGATGAATCTTCTTTCTCTAGATAAATTCATTGgcacaattaaacaaaaaaggtGGCTAAGAACTTGTTGGGGTGATAGGTCTCCGGTTGGATCTGTTCTATATGATCAGGAGTGGACAACTGCGAGGCAAATTAGTAACATCCCTTTCATCGATCAAGATTACTATGGCGAGGACATCCTTGTTTTCAAACCAGAACTCAAGTTGCTTGGCGTTGTCGTTGGCTTCAATGGAAGTTACCAATTGGTTGTTAATTGCTTTAAATCACCTTCATGCTCATCTACTCTGACAAAGGAGGCCTTTCTTCTGGTTTTGGATTGCATGCATCATTCTAGTTCTGCTCACAAACTAGTTAATGCAGTGAAAAGTACAAAATGCTTAAAGACAAACTTAGGTTACAAATGTCCTGGCGAATGTTTCTTGTTTCATCCTGAATGGGGTTGTCTTCTAAAGGTTTTTGATAGTTTCCCGTTGGTTGATAGTAATTTCTATGGAAGCAGCATCATGTCTCACGATACGGAGTTGAAGGAGCTGGGAGTAAAGGTAGACTTTGAGGATGCTGTCAGAGTGTTTGTTCACACTTTTATGAAGCGGGCATCTTTGTCTTCCATTACAGAGGAAAATGTGTTTTCATTCATATCATGCTACAGAAAACTGAAGGGAACTCCAAACAAATTTCCTTCAGATCTTAAGAAGTGCATCCGCGAGGTGAAATGGCTGCGGACTCGGCTTGGTGATTATAGATCTCCAAGAGACTGTATTCTGTTCGGTCCTGAGTGGGAGTTAATTTATCCAATCACTCGCCTTCCGTTTATCGATGACAGCGACAAATACTATGGGAATGGCATTCATGAGTATCGAAAGGAGCTGAAGAGTATGGGGGTCGTTGTTGAATTTAAAGCCGGTGTGAAGTATGTGGCTGCTGGTCTTCGCTTTCCTCAAAATCCACGTGACATAGCTCCCGGGAATGTGCTTTCATTACTGGAATGCATCCGTGCTTTACTGCAGGAAAAGGACTACTCCTTTCCCGATGcttttctgaaaaatatttCTCGAGGATGGTTAAAGACCCATGCTGGTTTCAGGTCTCCGGGTAACTGCTGTTTGTTCAATTCCCGGTGGAGTTCCTACGTGAGGCCTACTGATGGACCATTCATTGATGAAGATTTTTATGGTTCTGACATTAAATTGTATTCAAAAGAGCTCAGTGCAATaggagttgatgaagaaaagGTTTGCTCATTGCTTGCCAGTCATCTTGATTCCCATTCTGAATTTGACACTATAGTTCGAGTATATGATTGTCTGAGAGAAATTAAGTGGAAACCAGATAGTGATGCTACCAGAAAGATTTGGATTCCAGATGGACTTGAGAATGGAATGTGGGTTGACCCAGAAGAATGTGCTCTGCATGACAAAAATGGTCTCTTTGGTCTGCAGCTGAATGTATTGGAGAATCATTATAAGCCAAAATTACTTCATTTCTTCTCCAGTTCATTTAATGTTAAATCCAACCCTTCATTTGATGATTACTGTAAGCTTTGGAAGGTTTGGGAAAGTTTAGGAAGACCAGTGACACATGCTGAGTGCTGTGCTTTTTGGGAGTGTGTTATGATGCAAAGGAGCTCAAGGACAGAGAGAACCCTTGCTGATGATTTGGTAAAGCTACCTGTTGTTTTGCGCTCTGGTGAAATTCTGTTGTCCAGCAAGAGTGATGTTTTTATTGCTGATGACCTTCTATTAAAGGACCTATTTGAGAAGTTCTCATCGCGCCCGATATTTGTATGGTGTCCTCAGCCAAACTTGCCTTCTTTGCCTCGAACCAGGTTGCTTGAAGTCTACAGGAAAATTGGGGTTCGCACTGTATCTGAATCAGTGCTGAAGGAAGAATTGTCATTGGCAGATGGAGTAGAACTTAGTCAGATGGATTCGAGTGATGCTGGGATTGGAAAGGAGCTGATTAGACTGATTCTTGGCTTTCTAGCAGATCCTTCTCTTGATATGGAAGCAACAAAGAGGCATGGAGCTGTCCAGTGCCTCCTGAATCTTAAGGTGCTGGAGACTATGGAGCCAATTACTGTAAGCTATAGTTTATTGCTTTCTGACGGGGAACCTCTGAAGGTGAAAGCAAGCCGTATGATTCGCTGGGATAAAGAGTGTTCAAAGTTTTTCACACAGAAGATGGATAAAGCTGGCGGCCAGAAAAATCTTATTGAATATGCAACCTCTTTTTCTGAAGTAATAGCTCGGGGGGTGTTGTGGGATAAAGAAGATCAAATAAAAGCACTCTCTGAACTGATCAAGTTGGCTTTCCTCCTGAATTTTGATGAACAAGCTGTTCAATTCTTGATGAAATCTAATAATCTTCAAACTTTTCTGGAGGACGAGGAGTTCCTTAATGCTGCCTTCCCTTCTGTTTAG